One stretch of Echeneis naucrates chromosome 11, fEcheNa1.1, whole genome shotgun sequence DNA includes these proteins:
- the klhl43 gene encoding kelch-like protein 31 — protein sequence MAPKKKASRQKKPAVESIAQVAPDTSTPPLKVQSLGDGVVVVEAGVKKIEQMAALDIAQLNSLNLPLPPPVIKPGERGLGLGSELTRPLHGNALLEELSKMRQEKFLTDLELACKTKAFDVHKLVISSVSQYFREILAKDPGMKRLELPSLSPLGLANVITFAYLGRVHMSLYTIGCTVSAAATLQIPQLLKMCMDFLLAELNVQTCVYIWNIAAAYGLLPVCDAARRFVLENFVQFSETPLFTQLTLEQISAFLQDDMLMLPSEVTAFQLAMKWLDFDASRQVHAAELLTHIRFETIPASELVSQIQPVPRMMMDPQCHRLLVDAMNYHLLPYQQNTLQSRRTQVRGGQQTLLTIGGRPSLTERALSREVLWRDPREGGANWRHLSQLPAKSFNQCVAVMDGFLYVAGGEDQNDARNQAKHAVSTLSRYDPRFNTWLHLASMRQRRTHFSLAASGGRLFAIGGRNVEGLLATTESYLPSSNSWQMRAPMEVPRCCHSSATLPSGDILVSGGYINCAYSRSVSRYSVETDSWTEQAPMETPRGWHCSASLGGKVYVVGGSQLGPGGERVDVLSVEVFSPESGAWSRAAPLLLGVSTAGLSPLADKLYLLGGWNEAEKRYKAAVQRYDPATDSWSVAEDLPEPTVGVSCCTLTLPPRHAPRRQQHRNTPGHEEQQPGRNRSRESSVVPTQTSPA from the exons ATGGCTCCCAAGAAGAAGGCCTCCCGTCAGAAGAAGCCTGCCGTGGAAAGCATCGCTCAGGTGGCCCCTGACACCAGCACCCCTCCGCTGAAAGTGCAGAGCCTCGGGGacggtgtggtggtggtggaggccGGGGTGAAGAAAATCGAGCAGATGGCGGCGCTGGACATCGCTCAGCTGAACAGCCTGAACCTGCCTCTCCCGCCGCCGGTCATCAAGCCCGGAGAGAGAGGCCTGGGCCTGGGCAGCGAGCTGACCCGACCCCTGCACGGAAACGCCCTGCTGGAGGAGCTCAGCAAGATGCGCCAGGAGAA GTTCCTCACTGACCTGGAGCTGGCCTGTAAGACGAAGGCCTTTGACGTCCACAAGCTGGTCATCTCCTCAGTCAGTCAGTACTTCAGGGAGATTCTGGCCAAAGATCCTGGCATGAAGCGCCTGGAGCTGCCCTCCCTGTCTCCTCTGG GCCTCGCCAATGTCATCACCTTCGCCTACCTGGGCCGCGTCCACATGTCGCTCTACACCATCGGCTGCACCGTCTCTGCTGCCGCCACCCTGCAGATCCCCCAGCTCCTCAAGATGTGCATGGACTTCCTGTTGGCAGAGCTCAACGTCCAGACCTGCGTCTACATCTGGAACATCGCCGCCGCCTACGGCCTGCTGCCCGTGTGCGACGCCGCCCGCCGCTTTGTCCTGGAGAACTTTGTGCAGTTCTCAGAGACGCCTCTGTTCACCCAGCTGACCTTGGAGCAGATCTCCGCCTTCCTGCAGGACGACATGCTGATGTTGCCCTCAGAGGTCACGGCCTTCCAG CTGGCCATGAAGTGGCTCGACTTCGACGCCTCTCGTCAGGTCCACGCCGCAGAGCTCCTGACTCACATTCGTTTTGAGACGATCCCGGCCAGCGAGCTGGTGAGTCAGATCCAGCCGGTGCCTCGTATGATGATGGACCCTCAGTGTCACCGGCTGCTGGTGGACGCCATGAACTACCACCTGCTGCCCTACCAGCAGAACACGCTGCAGTCCAGGCGTACGCAGGTCCGAGGCGGTCAGCAGACCCTGCTGACCATCGGAGGCCGCCCATCGCTCACTGAGAGGGCTCTGAGCCGTGAG GTGCTGTGGAGGGACCCTCGTGAGGGAGGAGCCAACTGGCGTCACCTGAGCCAGCTGCCGGCGAAGAGCTTCAACCAGTGTGTGGCCGTGATGGACGGATTCCTGTATGTGGCCGGAGGGGAGGACCAGAACGACGCCCGCAACCAGGCCAAGCACGCCGTCAGCACCCTGAGCAG gtaCGACCCCCGCTTCAACACCTGGCTCCACCTGGCCAGCATGCGTCAGCGGCGGACGCACTTCTCTCTGGCCGCCAGCGGCGGCCGGCTGTTCGCCATCGGCGGCCGGAACGTGGAGGGTCTGCTGGCCACCACGGAGAGCTACCTGCCGTCCTCCAACAGCTGGCAGATGCGGGCTCCCATGGAGGTGCCCCGCTGCTGCCACTCCAGCGCCACCCTGCCCTCCGGGGACATCCTGGTGTCCGGCGGATACATCAACTGCGCCTACTCCCGCTCCGTGTCCCGCTACAGCGTGGAGACCGACTCCTGGACCGAGCAGGCCCCGATGGAGACCCCCCGGGGCTGGCACTGCTCCGCCAGCCTGGGAGGGAAGGTGTACGTGGTGGGGGGCAGCCAGCTGGGCCCCGGCGGGGAGAGGGTGGATGTCCTCTCCGTGGAGGTCTTCTCCCCGGAGAGCGGAGCCTGGAGCCGGGCGGCCCCGCTCCTGCTCGGCGTCAGCACCGCCGGCCTGTCGCCGCTGGCCGACAAGCTGTACCTGCTGGGCGGCTGGAACGAGGCGGAGAAGCGCTACAAGGCGGCGGTGCAGAGGTACGACCCGGCCACCGACAGCTGGTCCGTGGCCGAGGACCTGCCCGAGCCCACGGTGGGGGTGTCCTGCTGCACCCTGACCCTGCCGCCCCGACACGCACCGCGCCGGCAGCAGCACCGCAACACCCCGGGCCACGAAGAGCAGCAGCCGGGGAGGAACcggagcagagagagcagcgTGGTCCCGACACAAACCAGCCCGGCATAG